The Polypterus senegalus isolate Bchr_013 chromosome 11, ASM1683550v1, whole genome shotgun sequence sequence TGCTGGATACTTGGTATGTTATCAAGCCTggaaatacaaaggaaaaaattgCCTTTTTTGTTGCCCATCAGTGCAGCGGAGTTGCCCTAGCCCGTCCAAACACAATGAAAGTcaaaggaaactggagtacagaTGGCTCTAAAGCTAAGCGCCGCCGCTGCTCATCTTATGACCCCAGCAAAGCTAGGGGGGCTAATTCACCAGCAAGCAAGGAGAAAGAGGCAGAGGTGGGTGAGACGGAGGGCCTGGACTCTGAGCCGAGCGAGACAGATCTGTTGTCTGTGGCAGAGATGGTAGCACTAGTGGAACAAAGGACTGCTCTAGCCCTACAGAGTGTTAGTGGACTGGGGTCTTCACACAACCACAGTGGAATCCGTAATTCAGCTTCATCCCATTCTGCCACCACTCATGGCCCAGTGGTGTTTTTATCTAAGGAGGAACCTCCGGTTTCCACCATATCCTCCTTTCTTCCAGCAGAACGAAAACCTCCGGATTCTCGACGAGTTGCAGAGGCCATTGCACACTTTGAGTCTCAGCAGCAGCAGTTGGAAAGTGCCCTCTTGAGACGTGCAGGGGTTTCACCCGAGAAGACATCTGGGGGAGAAACTGGAGGCAATGGCAGCAGTGGCCCTAGTGGGGAGGTTCGGATAGCCTTTCGAGTCTCCAGTATGGATCTTCGCTCCCAGGCTGAGCCTGGTACTGCCGGTCGTCCCAACTGTATGTTTCTCAGCTGTGGTGGGAGCAGCCCTAATGGGGGAGCCAGAGCCAAGGAGAAAATCACCTGTGACCTCTACCAGCTGGTTAGCCCTTCTTCTAGGGAGACTCTACCCTCCAGTAACATGGAGTTCTTACTTGGTGGGGCAGAAACACGAGCGGATATAACCACGGAGCGACCAACTGCCCCTGCTAGCAAAGAGTCCACAGGTGATGTAGCCTCTGCAGAGAAGAAGAGTACCAGTGACCGTATGAGAGAGTGTGTATCTGGCTTTCATGTTGAGGTGGTTGTGACTGGTGCAGTGGACCAGTGTGTCTTTTATGGGAAGGACAGCACAGA is a genomic window containing:
- the fbxo46 gene encoding F-box only protein 46 codes for the protein MDPETFSHIRLWCPRPFGTYSQNKACAGGTVGGSSSGTGGGVGGSSGGVGGSTPTLLKSPNDLVRRGPHNGQSEEDTASENMPPPPPSSITSSGGNQMEEGRVLLDTWYVIKPGNTKEKIAFFVAHQCSGVALARPNTMKVKGNWSTDGSKAKRRRCSSYDPSKARGANSPASKEKEAEVGETEGLDSEPSETDLLSVAEMVALVEQRTALALQSVSGLGSSHNHSGIRNSASSHSATTHGPVVFLSKEEPPVSTISSFLPAERKPPDSRRVAEAIAHFESQQQQLESALLRRAGVSPEKTSGGETGGNGSSGPSGEVRIAFRVSSMDLRSQAEPGTAGRPNCMFLSCGGSSPNGGARAKEKITCDLYQLVSPSSRETLPSSNMEFLLGGAETRADITTERPTAPASKESTGDVASAEKKSTSDRMRECVSGFHVEVVVTGAVDQCVFYGKDSTENVKEETVCFTVTSPAPDSSSFSGCEENPPPPGQLFFLHTPPTHTEEEDGRVGQMHGSLECTSVNSGREHLESCDSPCTGPEGDPSDTSLCRLYRHVSHDFLEIRFKIQRLLEPRQYMLLLPDHIMVNIFSYLPTRSLAALKCTCHYFKVLIETYGIHATDSLWNQDPLYRDDPCKQCKKHYEKGDVSLCRWHPKPYHHDLPYGRSYWMCCRRTDKDTPGCRVGLHDNNWVQPCELVQTRARREDGR